The Streptomyces sp. NBC_01689 genome includes a window with the following:
- the leuS gene encoding leucine--tRNA ligase, with amino-acid sequence MSETNPAVATEVAAPHRYTAAMAAEIEARWQDFWDAEGTYEAPNPTGDLAGDPELAARPKKFIMDMFPYPSGAGLHVGHPLGYIATDVYARFQRMTGHNVLHTLGFDAFGLPAEQYAVQTGTHPRVSTEANMENMKVQLRALGLGHDKRRSFATIDPEYYKWTQWIFLQIFNSWYDDEADKARPISALIAQFESGDRAVAGADGTTRAWNELSAAERADTLSEYRLAYASDAPVNWCPGLGTVLANEEVTADGRSERGNFPVFKAKLRQWNMRITAYADRLLDDLETLDWPEAIKLQQRNWIGRSEGARIDFPIDGEAITVFTTRQDTLFGATYMVLAPEHPLVEKFTPAAWPEGTHDVWTGGHATPAEAVAAYRAQAASKSDVERQAEAKDKTGVFTGTFATNPVNGEKVPVFIADYVLMGYGTGAIMAVPAHDTRDFAFARAFELPMRCVVEPSDDRGTDASTWDDAFASYDAKIVNSAGGEISLDGLGVVDAKARITEWLERRGIGEGTVNFRLRDWLFSRQRYWGEPFPIVYDEDGVAHSLPESMLPLELPEVEDYSPRTFDPDDANTSPETPLSRNQDWVHVTLDLGDGRGPRKYRRETNTMPNWAGSCWYELRYLDPHNDRQLVDPAIEQYWMGPREGQPTGGVDLYVGGAEHAVLHLLYARFWSKVLFDLGHVSSAEPFHKLFNQGMIQAFVYRDSRGIAVPAAEVEERDGAYYHQGEKVSRLLGKMGKSLKNAVTPDEICDEYGADTLRLYEMAMGPLDVSRPWDTRAVVGQYRLLQRLWRNVVDETTGAVTVVEDTADEDTLRVLHKAIDGVRQDLEGLRFNTAIAKVTELNNHLTKAGGPVSRTVAEALVLLIAPLAPHVAEELWRKLGHADSVVHQDFPVADPAYVVDEAVTCVVQIKGKVKARLEVSPSISDAELEKIALADEKVVAALDGAGIRKVIVRAPKLVNIVTA; translated from the coding sequence ATGAGCGAGACGAACCCCGCTGTCGCCACCGAGGTGGCAGCGCCGCACCGCTACACGGCCGCGATGGCCGCGGAGATCGAAGCACGCTGGCAGGACTTCTGGGACGCCGAGGGCACGTACGAGGCCCCGAACCCCACCGGCGACCTGGCCGGGGATCCCGAGCTGGCCGCCCGGCCCAAGAAGTTCATCATGGACATGTTCCCGTACCCCTCGGGTGCGGGCCTGCACGTGGGGCACCCCCTGGGCTACATCGCCACCGATGTCTACGCCCGGTTCCAGCGGATGACCGGCCACAACGTCCTGCACACCCTGGGCTTCGACGCCTTCGGCCTGCCCGCCGAGCAGTACGCCGTGCAGACCGGCACGCACCCGCGCGTGTCCACCGAGGCCAACATGGAGAACATGAAGGTCCAGCTCCGCGCGCTGGGCCTGGGCCACGACAAGCGCCGGTCGTTCGCCACGATCGACCCGGAGTACTACAAGTGGACCCAGTGGATCTTCCTGCAGATCTTCAACTCCTGGTACGACGACGAGGCGGACAAGGCCCGCCCGATCTCCGCGCTGATCGCCCAGTTCGAGAGCGGCGACCGTGCCGTCGCGGGCGCTGACGGCACCACGCGCGCGTGGAACGAGCTGTCCGCCGCCGAGCGCGCCGACACGCTGAGCGAGTACCGGCTGGCGTACGCCTCCGACGCGCCCGTCAACTGGTGTCCCGGTCTGGGCACCGTCCTGGCCAACGAGGAGGTCACCGCGGACGGCCGCTCCGAGCGCGGCAACTTCCCGGTCTTCAAGGCCAAGCTGCGCCAGTGGAACATGCGGATCACGGCGTACGCCGACCGTCTGCTGGACGACCTGGAGACGCTGGACTGGCCCGAGGCCATCAAGCTGCAGCAGCGCAACTGGATCGGCCGCTCCGAGGGCGCCCGGATCGACTTCCCGATCGACGGGGAAGCGATCACGGTCTTCACCACCCGCCAGGACACCCTGTTCGGCGCCACCTACATGGTGCTGGCCCCGGAACACCCGCTGGTCGAGAAGTTCACCCCGGCCGCCTGGCCCGAGGGCACCCACGACGTGTGGACCGGCGGTCACGCGACCCCCGCCGAGGCCGTCGCCGCCTACCGCGCGCAGGCCGCCTCGAAGTCCGACGTCGAGCGCCAGGCCGAGGCCAAGGACAAGACCGGCGTCTTCACCGGCACGTTCGCCACCAACCCGGTCAACGGCGAGAAGGTCCCGGTCTTCATCGCCGACTACGTGCTGATGGGCTACGGCACCGGCGCGATCATGGCCGTCCCGGCGCACGACACCCGCGACTTCGCGTTCGCGCGCGCCTTCGAGCTGCCCATGCGCTGCGTGGTCGAGCCCTCGGACGACCGCGGCACCGACGCCTCCACCTGGGACGACGCCTTCGCCTCGTACGACGCGAAGATCGTCAACTCCGCGGGCGGCGAGATCTCCCTGGACGGCCTGGGCGTCGTCGACGCGAAGGCGCGCATCACGGAGTGGCTGGAGCGCCGGGGCATCGGCGAGGGCACCGTCAACTTCCGCCTGCGCGACTGGCTGTTCAGCCGCCAGCGCTACTGGGGCGAGCCCTTCCCGATCGTCTACGACGAGGACGGCGTCGCCCACTCGCTGCCCGAGTCGATGCTGCCCCTGGAGCTGCCGGAGGTCGAGGACTACTCGCCGCGCACCTTCGACCCGGACGACGCGAACACGTCTCCGGAGACGCCGCTGTCCCGCAACCAGGACTGGGTCCACGTCACCCTGGACCTGGGCGACGGCCGCGGCCCGCGGAAGTACCGCCGCGAGACCAACACCATGCCCAACTGGGCCGGTTCCTGCTGGTACGAACTGCGCTACCTGGACCCGCACAACGACCGGCAGTTGGTCGACCCGGCCATCGAGCAGTACTGGATGGGCCCGCGCGAAGGGCAGCCCACCGGCGGCGTCGACCTGTACGTGGGCGGCGCCGAGCACGCCGTGCTGCACCTGCTGTACGCGCGCTTCTGGTCGAAGGTCCTGTTCGACCTGGGGCATGTCTCCTCGGCGGAGCCGTTCCACAAGCTGTTCAACCAAGGCATGATCCAGGCCTTCGTGTACCGCGACAGCCGGGGCATCGCCGTACCGGCCGCCGAGGTGGAGGAGCGCGACGGCGCCTACTACCACCAGGGCGAGAAGGTCTCCCGGCTGCTGGGCAAGATGGGCAAGTCCCTGAAGAACGCGGTCACTCCGGACGAGATCTGCGACGAGTACGGCGCCGACACCCTGCGTCTGTACGAGATGGCGATGGGTCCCCTGGACGTGTCGCGCCCGTGGGACACGCGCGCGGTGGTCGGCCAGTACCGGCTGCTGCAGCGCCTGTGGCGCAACGTCGTCGACGAGACCACCGGCGCGGTCACCGTCGTCGAGGACACCGCCGACGAGGACACCCTGCGGGTCCTGCACAAGGCGATCGACGGCGTGCGCCAGGACCTGGAGGGCCTGCGCTTCAACACCGCCATCGCCAAGGTCACCGAGCTGAACAACCACCTGACCAAGGCGGGCGGCCCGGTGTCGCGCACGGTCGCCGAGGCACTGGTGCTGCTGATCGCGCCGCTGGCCCCGCACGTCGCCGAGGAACTGTGGCGCAAGCTGGGCCACGCGGACTCCGTGGTCCACCAGGACTTCCCCGTGGCCGACCCCGCGTACGTCGTGGACGAGGCCGTGACCTGCGTCGTGCAGATCAAGGGCAAGGTCAAGGCGCGCCTGGAGGTCTCCCCGTCCATCTCCGACGCGGAGCTGGAGAAGATCGCGCTGGCCGACGAGAAGGTCGTCGCGGCGCTGGACGGCGCGGGCATCCGCAAGGTGATCGTGCGGGCGCCGAAGCTGGTCAACATCGTCACCGCCTAG